One window of the Solanum stenotomum isolate F172 chromosome 11, ASM1918654v1, whole genome shotgun sequence genome contains the following:
- the LOC125846111 gene encoding F-box protein CPR1-like encodes MGEDAHKIDRPLSSKPFFRALCGCNGFVLVIVSGIMVDKHPIHLLWNPSIRESILLPAPEYEICDYTRYGFGYDSTSGDYKILRICDQGYNEILALKGGSWRKIDKHPRGVSNAVTRTSCLAFLHETFHWIGSIIDPRSHWIGGSRIYSLVSFSISKEVYGEIPLPEEILSFVGIFYLGVSVLDGMLSVNSVTFSPDLDLEAFKLWVLKDYGVKETWIALFTIEDSSVYRVIPKYRFADGELLFSCFHIPSSGTQFRTSSTPFTSWLQPGIQNMVVFTESLISPKSVVSYV; translated from the coding sequence ATGGGTGAGGATGCACACAAAATTGATCGCCCTTTAAGCTCTAAACCATTTTTTAGAGCCTTGTGTGGTTGCAATGGCTTTGTTCTTGTCATAGTTTCTGGTATTATGGTTGATAAACACCCAATACATTTGCTATGGAACCCCTCTATAAGAGAATCAATACTACTTCCCGCTCCAGAGTATGAAATATGTGACTATACTCGTTATGGATTTGGTTATGACTCAACTAGTGGTGACTATAAGATCCTTAGAATTTGTGATCAAGGATATAATGAAATTCTTGCGTTGAAAGGTGGTTCCTGGAGAAAAATTGATAAACATCCTCGTGGTGTTTCCAATGCGGTGACTCGTACTAGTTGTTTGGCATTTCTACACGAGACATTTCATTGGATCGGTAGCATAATAGATCCTAGATCACATTGGATTGGTGGCTCGAGAATATATTCTCTCGTTTCATTTAGTATTTCAAAAGAAGTGTATGGAGAGATACCATTGCCAGAGGAAATATTATCTTTTGTGGGCATCTTCTATCTTGGTGTTTCAGTATTGGATGGAATGCTATCTGTTAATTCTGTTACTTTTTCTCCGGATCTGGATTTGGAAGCTTTTAAGTTATGGGTATTGAAAGACTATGGTGTCAAGGAAACTTGGATTGCATTGTTTACTATAGAAGATTCCTCTGTTTATAGAGTCATTCCGAAATATAGGTTTGCGGATGGTGAATTGCTATTCAGTTGCTTTCATATCCCAAGTAGCGGAACTCAATTTCGTACATCCAGTACACCATTTACGTCATGGCTGCAACCTGGCATTCAGAACATGGTAGTTTTTACAGAAAGCTTGATCTCTCCGAAATCAGTAGTTTCTTATGTATGA
- the LOC125846110 gene encoding uncharacterized protein LOC125846110, which translates to MASSASMAINPESAKALFGPESYPLVKLLSQLNSDDDDLRKPAKALIDYTKKNYPNSLIEKLFETIQRSQPSSRTGIFCYKLLTDILLPFWPKLSSTTQNDLMVKLYYKVRRESDYETLEACCSCVSSIAGLLFPKYEWSYLFFFMIENLGSDSNRNLGVLLLWDELIPKCPEIFVPFVDCLIEGFTDLMPTITEEHRSGVLAARASVKLILYLSNPASYCKFYGLLGHVLMTLIMACSDEEVLVCSVLEDMIVLAGVETAFFEGNIGVVFESMVKLAECLKLGEKSRQLAIEFVVTVAENREIGCGMIEIVPKEEVTKLLNVLIKMLVHIEDDPRWRNAISDDKNEGELSMCSYGMESLERLAIALGGDAILPNCPACLFKFLDEEDWRIRHAAVTAIGLISEGCSKALLVEMVKFGQSIVNLMYDSHPRVRWATIRTIGQLSTHLSPRFQEEYLWQLLPAFIEVLDDFHNPRLQTRAASVIWLFSHNCREDDLKPYLHKIVSKLVGFLQRGMTMRKEAALETLAYLASSLQEDSAYIYDSIMPYLKVILETATKDTSRTLLAKSMECITRVTMAFGNQAILGYVEKVTAVLISLQETQTEIEDPMRKFSLLAYGRLCKCLGEDFLPYLSLAMPIVLKSAQLSVSNSSDTDDSDDESMIKVTAGNKTIRIRSALLEEKALACHMLCCFAAELKGRLHXLVVKGKHLSIGNSLSTFKGRGKVCAHTTLLRSHKWDYTREFMIKVTAENKKIRIRSALLEEKALACHMLCCFAAELKGRLHLWVNEVVSALVPNLTFEFSEEVRMTAISAMPLLLNSASCAMKKGLPVTGCGKAPVQKLSNTIIPSLLDALKKESKVQVQARLLEAFNESIQIPGSHLSKHQAEKFVEGISKVLLTCSYRKTEREKRAKEHTDSREQKLLKEAAQQHLTICRNIGICLETMVKILKASFLPLLDKFLPYASLMWSNDRTAEERRIVVHLFREVAEQCREEAFRQVSYAIFNVLLIMVTSIGLDERHFLLLF; encoded by the exons ATGGCAAGCTCTGCTTCAATGGCGATCAACCCCGAATCAGCAAAAGCTCTCTTCGGACCCGAATCGTACCCGCTCGTCAAACTACTAAGCCAGCTCAACAGCGATGACGATGATCTTCGTAAACCAGCAAAAGCTCTCATCGATTACACCAAAAAGAACTACCCAAATTCTTTGATTGAGAAACTTTTCGAAACAATTCAACGTAGCCAGCCATCATCGCGTACGGGTATTTTCTGTTACAAGCTTTTAACCGATATTTTACTACCCTTTTGGCCCAAACTTTCATCAACTACGCAAAATGATTTGATGGTTAAGTTGTATTACAAAGTTCGGCGTGAAAGCGATTATGAAACACTAGAGGCTTGTTGTTCTTGTGTATCGAGTATAGCGGGTTTGCTTTTCCCTAAATATGAATGGagttatttgtttttctttatgaTTGAGAATTTGGGTTCGGATTCGAACAGAAATTTGGGTGTTTTGCTTTTATGGGATGAATTGATACCGAAATGTCCTGAGATTTTTGTACCATTTGTTGATTGTTTGATTGAGGGGTTTACAGATCTTATGCCTACTATAACGGAAGAACATCGATCTGGGGTTCTTGCAGCTAGGGCTTCTGTGaaattgattttgtatttgtCAAACCCCGCCAGTTATTGCAAGTTTTATGGTCTTTTAGGGCATGTTCTAATGACTTTGATAATGGCATGTTCCGATGAGGAGGTTCTTGTGTGTAGTGTTCTTGAGGATATGATTGTTTTAGCTGGTGTAGAGACCGCGTTTTTTGAAGGTAATATTGGTGTTGTGTTTGAGTCTATGGTGAAGTTAGCTGAGTGTTTGAAGTTGGGGGAAAAGTCAAGGCAACTTGCTATAGAGTTTGTTGTTACTGTAGCTGAGAATAGGGAGATTGGGTGTGGGATGATAGAGATTGTACCAAAAGAAGAAGTAACTAAGTTGCTTAATGTGTTGATTAAGATGTTGGTGCATATTGAAGATGACCCTCGTTGGAGAAATGCAATTAGTGATGATAAAAATGAAGGGGAGTTGAGTATGTGCAGTTATGGTATGGAGAGTCTAGAGAGGTTAGCAATTGCATTAGGGGGAGATGCAATTCTACCTAATTGCCCTGCGTGCTTGTTCAAGTTCTTGGATGAAGAAGATTGGAGAATTCGTCATGCTGCCGTTACTGCTATTGGACTGATATCAGAAGGATGCTCAAAG GCATTGTTAGTGGAGATGGTGAAATTTGGACAGTCTATTGTGAATCTAATGTATGATAGCCACCCTCGAGTACGTTGGGCCACAATTCGTACAATTGGTCAGCTATCAACCCATCTGAGCCCGCGTTTTCAAGAGGAATATCTTTGGCAGCTCCTTCCAGCTTTCATAGAAGTATTGGATGATTTTCATAATCCCAGGTTGCAG ACACGTGCAGCTTCAGTGATATGGTTGTTCAGTCACAATTGCCGTGAAGATGACTTGAAACCTTACCTGCACAAAATAGTGAGTAAATTAGTCGGGTTTCTACAG AGAGGAATGACAATGAGGAAAGAAGCAGCTCTTGAAACTTTAGCCTATTTAGCTAGTTCATTGCAG GAAGACTCTGCTTACATATATGATTCTATAATGCCTTATCTGAAAGTTATCTTGGAAACTGCTACTAAAGATACAAGTCGCACGCTACTTGCCAAATCCATGGAATGCATTACCAGGGTTACAATGGCTTTTGGAAATCAAGCAATCCTTGGTTATGTTGAAAAG GTCACTGCAGTACTCATTTCACTGCAAGAAACTCAAACAGAGATAGAAGATCCAATGAGGAAATTTTCATTACTG GCATACGGTAGACTATGTAAATGCTTGGGGGAAGATTTCCTTCCTTATCTAAGTCTTGCCATGCCCATTGTGCTAAAATCTGCTCAGCTAAGTGTTTCCAATAGTTCAGATACAGATGATTCTGATGATGAAAG CATGATTAAAGTCACCGCTGGGAATAAAACGATCCGGATAAGAAGTGCACTTCTGGAAGAGAAGGCCTTGGCCTGTCATATGCTATGCTGCTTTGCAGCTGAGTTAAAGGGACGGCTGCATNNTCTCGTAGTCAAAGGAAAACATCTG TCTattggaaacagcctctctaccttcaaaggtaggggtaaggtttgtgcACACACTACCCTCCTTAGATCCCACAAGTGGGATTACACACGGGAATT CATGATTAAAGTCACCGCTGAGAATAAAAAGATCCGGATAAGAAGTGCACTTCTGGAAGAGAAGGCCTTGGCCTGCCATATGCTATGCTGCTTTGCAGCTGAGTTAAAGGGACGGCTGCATTTATGGGTTAATGAG GTTGTTAGTGCTTTAGTTCCGAATCTTACCTTCGAATTCAGCGAAGAAGTAAGAATGACTGCCATTTCTG CAATGCCGTTACTGTTAAATTCAGCTTCTTGTGCTATGAAGAAAGGGCTTCCTGTAACAGGTTGTGGCAAGGCCCCAGTTCAAAAGCTATCTAACACTATCATCCCATCTTTGCTTGACGCGTTAAAGAAG GAGTCAAAGGTACAAGTTCAAGCAAGACTATTGGAGGCATTCAACGAAAGCATTCAG ATTCCGGGTTCACATCTAAGTAAACATCAAGCTGAAAAATTTGTTGAAGGCATATCAAAGGTTCTCTTAACTTGCTCATACCGCAAAacagaaagagagaaaagagcTAAAGAACACACAGATTCAAGGGAGCAGAAACTACTTAAGGAGGCAGCTCAACAACACTTAACTATATGTAGAAAC ATTGGCATTTGCCTCGAAACTATGGTGAAAATACTTAAGGCATCATTCTTGCCCCTTTTAGACAAGTTTTTGCCTTATGCATCACTTATGTGG AGTAATGATAGAACAgcagaagaaagaagaattgTAGTGCACCTTTTCCGTGAAGTTGCTGAGCAGTGCCGCGAAGAAGCATTCAGGCAAGTCTCTTATGCAATTTTCAATGTCTTGTTAATCATGGTAACCTCAATTGGCTTAGATGAAcgtcattttttattattattttaa
- the LOC125845485 gene encoding uncharacterized protein LOC125845485, with protein sequence MAEVLGMFTVQQTIGNVLCCKCGISMQPNAANMCAKCLRSEVDITEDLQKHVVIVHCPECDGYLQPPRSWIKAQLESKELLTFCIKKLKNLNKVKLVNAEFIWTEPHSKRIKIRLKVQKEVLNGAVLEQSYIVEYVVQDQMCDSCSKVQVNPDQWVAAVQLRQHVSHRRTFFYLEQLIIKHDAANRAIKIQQLDQGIDFFFGHRSHALKFVDFVSRVVLVRTRNAKQLASHDHKSNIVIYKYTFSVEISPVCREDLICLPPKVAASLGNIGPLVICTKVSNSISLLDPFTLRHCFLDADQYWRASFKPLLSSRQLVEYVVLDVDVVSEEVNIGGSKYVLADIQVARVSDFGKNDTIFSVRTHLGHLLDAGDYALGYDLYRANSNDFELEKYKGLVLPEVILIKKSYEEKHQKKRGKPRSWKLKSLNMEIDNSGKGRDQEQKMNSEYEHFLRDLEENPDMRFNISLYRDKEYQRSETTTVADGEDVPSIPLEELLADIDLNDIDVEEDGTRE encoded by the coding sequence ATGGCAGAAGTATTGGGAATGTTTACAGTACAACAAACCATAGGAAATGTGTTATGCTGCAAATGCGGAATCTCGATGCAGCCAAATGCTGCAAATATGTGTGCTAAATGCTTGCGATCCGAAGTTGATATAACAGAAGACTTACAGAAACATGTAGTGATTGTTCACTGCCCTGAATGCGATGGCTATTTGCAGCCTCCAAGGAGTTGGATCAAAGCACAGCTCGAATCGAAGGAGTTACTCACTTTTTGTATCAAGAAGTTGAAGAATTTGAATAAAGTTAAGTTGGTGAATGCCGAGTTTATTTGGACTGAGCCTCATTcgaaaaggatcaaaattagGCTTAAAGTCCAAAAAGAGGTACTAAATGGAGCTGTTCTTGAACAGTCGTACATCGTTGAGTATGTTGTCCAAGATCAAATGTGTGATTCGTGTTCGAAGGTGCAAGTTAATCCTGATCAATGGGTGGCTGCGGTGCAACTTAGACAGCACGTGTCTCACCGAAGAACGTTCTTCTATTTGGAGCAGCTGATTATTAAGCACGATGCTGCTAATCGTGCTATAAAGATTCAACAGTTGGATCAGGGAATTGATTTCTTCTTTGGTCATAGAAGTCATGCTTTGAAGTTTGTGGATTTTGTCAGTAGGGTGGTACTTGTTAGGACCCGAAACGCCAAGCAACTCGCGTCTCATGATCATAAGAGCAATATCGTCATTTATAAGTACACATTCTCTGTAGAAATCAGCCCGGTTTGTCGTGAGGATCTGATATGTCTCCCTCCAAAGGTGGCAGCTAGTTTAGGAAATATCGGTCCTCTAGTGATCTGCACGAAAGTAAGCAACAGTATCTCTCTATTAGATCCGTTTACGTTGAGGCATTGTTTTCTAGATGCTGATCAGTACTGGAGGGCATCATTTAAGCCTTTACTATCTAGTAGACAGCTTGTCGAGTATGTGGTTTTAGACGTTGATGTGGTTTCTGAAGAAGTTAATATTGGAGGCTCGAAGTATGTTTTAGCTGATATCCAAGTTGCTCGTGTTTCTGATTTCGGGAAAAATGACACAATATTCTCCGTAAGAACGCATCTAGGCCATCTTCTAGATGCTGGAGACTATGCCCTTGGTTATGATTTATATCGAGCCAATAGTAATGATTTTGAGCTTGAAAAATACAAAGGTCTTGTCCTTCCAGAGGTGATATTGATTAAGAAAAGCTATGAGGAGAAACACCAAAAGAAACGTGGGAAGCCTCGGTCTTGGAAGCTTAAGTCACTCAATATGGAAATCGATAACTCTGGAAAGGGAAGAGATCAAGAACAAAAGATGAACTCGGAGTATGAGCATTTCTTGAGAGATTTAGAGGAGAATCCTGATATGAGGTTCAACATATCATTGTATCGTGATAAAGAATATCAACGATCAGAAACTACTACTGTTGCTGATGGAGAAGATGTTCCTTCTATTCCTTTGGAGGAGTTACTTGCTGATATTGATCTGAACGATATTGATGTTGAAGAAGATGGCACAAGGGAGTGA
- the LOC125845489 gene encoding uncharacterized protein LOC125845489, which translates to MAYEAAVYTCGKLNQFLSDDFYTYEFIQLWISHLPIRCNLDEAKISHELLCSMIEMFEQKVIGPQGFHIPKIIAIFAEVLWAGNNLATEETKGRIINLLKKFQRELQPPVLSKTFETLPLPHQNLLRTVLSTL; encoded by the exons ATGGCTTATGAGGCTGCTGTTTATACCTGTGGGAAGTTAAACCAGTTTCTCTCAGATGATTTCTACACCTATGAG TTCATCCAGCTCTGGATTAGCCACTTACCAATAAGGTGTAATCTGGATGAGGCTAAAATCAGTCATGAACTACTTTGCTCAATGATAGAGAT GTTTGAGCAGAAAGTTATTGGCCCTCAAGGATTTCATATACCGAAGATCATAGCAATTTTCGCTGAG GTTTTATGGGCAGGGAACAACTTGGCCACAGAAGAAACTAAAGGGCGAATTATCAATCTATTGAAGAAATTTCAAAGGGAACTGCAGCCTCCTGTCTTGTCCAAAACATTTGAAACATTACCTTTACCACATCAAAACTTGTTGCGCACCGTCTTGTCCACCTTATAA